Proteins co-encoded in one Campylobacter jejuni genomic window:
- the pseE gene encoding motility associated factor glycosyltransferase family protein, which translates to MDGKGEKVRKKEINFEKNIKALSGSEYDNLRKKLQDLKELKHFSFTQGKDNLDINIIKKRNLKKMYQDPIKELEKNLEYFKDFTRYPVLFFYGFGNGILYKILLQNQALKRIIIFEKELELIFLALNFIDFSKDLSLGRLIILHHDDINLPKMDKVFRLIGDLFYRSYNLHIANDFYEHYKEDILKLNKLNMQIIKNHNLMRGNDPKDAMQGIEQFVYNLPEMITHPSYKELLSKRKGISDTAIIVSTGPSLTKQLPLLKKYANKATIFCADSSYPILAKHGIKPDYVCMLERDEIVAECFNNDFGELDKDIIFLIASLVHKKTISYLEKNQRKYILIIKGQPFARYLELDDYGYINAGMSVSHMAYELAENLGHKNIILIGQDLAYAKDGQTHSQGFIHANLHNGDYERDLDRFSTTAYGGNGKVQSSEIWTLFRQIFENFIAFSKSKTYNCTEGGARIESAIEKPFKELCEDLLENKKDKKFKKLQVLNTKEQVKLGLKIYQKIKKNMNLSLNFKKECKKVQKQIHNLTHGKNKLSLEQINQNIDKIKEKLSNKKYLFLQEILGPTLHHEQSILTPLYLKNIKDESDKQNKLFAWVYAHEALMENIIELLEAQDKRLKIAILPLQDFLEKKKAL; encoded by the coding sequence ATGGATGGAAAGGGTGAGAAGGTGAGAAAAAAGGAAATTAATTTTGAAAAAAATATCAAAGCTTTAAGTGGCTCTGAGTATGATAATCTACGCAAAAAGCTTCAAGATCTTAAAGAACTTAAACATTTTAGTTTTACCCAAGGAAAAGATAATCTTGATATCAATATCATCAAAAAAAGAAATTTAAAAAAAATGTATCAAGATCCCATCAAAGAACTTGAAAAAAATTTAGAATATTTTAAAGATTTTACACGCTATCCTGTGCTTTTTTTTTATGGTTTTGGAAATGGAATTTTATATAAAATTCTACTTCAAAATCAAGCACTTAAAAGAATAATCATCTTTGAAAAAGAATTAGAACTTATCTTTTTGGCTTTAAATTTCATAGATTTTAGCAAAGATTTAAGCTTAGGGCGACTCATTATTTTACATCATGATGATATTAATCTTCCTAAAATGGATAAAGTTTTTCGTTTGATAGGGGATTTGTTTTATCGTTCTTATAACCTACACATTGCTAATGATTTTTATGAACACTATAAAGAAGATATTTTAAAACTTAATAAACTCAATATGCAAATCATCAAAAATCACAATCTTATGCGTGGAAATGATCCTAAAGATGCCATGCAAGGTATAGAACAATTTGTTTATAATCTTCCTGAAATGATTACCCATCCTAGTTATAAAGAATTACTTTCTAAAAGAAAGGGTATAAGTGATACAGCTATCATTGTTTCTACAGGACCATCTCTTACTAAACAACTTCCTTTGTTAAAAAAATATGCTAATAAAGCTACAATTTTTTGTGCGGATTCTTCTTATCCTATTTTAGCTAAACATGGTATAAAGCCTGATTATGTTTGCATGTTGGAACGCGATGAAATAGTAGCTGAATGTTTTAATAATGATTTTGGGGAATTGGATAAAGATATTATTTTTTTAATTGCTTCCTTGGTGCATAAAAAAACCATTTCTTATCTTGAAAAAAATCAAAGAAAATACATTTTAATTATAAAAGGCCAGCCTTTTGCTAGATACTTGGAACTAGACGATTATGGATATATTAACGCGGGTATGAGTGTATCTCATATGGCTTACGAACTGGCTGAAAATTTAGGACATAAAAACATCATTCTCATAGGTCAGGATTTAGCTTATGCCAAAGATGGACAAACACACTCTCAAGGTTTTATCCATGCTAATTTACATAATGGAGACTATGAAAGGGACTTAGATAGATTTAGCACTACAGCTTATGGAGGAAATGGAAAAGTTCAAAGTTCTGAAATTTGGACACTTTTTAGACAAATTTTTGAAAATTTCATTGCTTTTAGCAAAAGTAAAACTTATAATTGCACCGAAGGAGGTGCTAGAATAGAAAGCGCTATAGAAAAACCTTTTAAAGAACTTTGTGAAGATTTACTCGAAAATAAAAAAGATAAAAAATTTAAAAAATTACAAGTTTTAAATACTAAAGAACAAGTAAAACTCGGATTAAAAATCTATCAAAAAATCAAAAAAAATATGAATCTATCCTTGAATTTTAAAAAAGAGTGTAAAAAAGTTCAAAAACAAATTCACAATCTTACCCATGGAAAAAACAAGCTCTCTCTTGAACAAATAAATCAAAATATAGACAAAATCAAAGAAAAACTTTCAAATAAAAAATATCTCTTTTTGCAAGAAATTTTAGGCCCTACTTTACATCATGAACAAAGTATATTAACGCCTTTATATCTTAAAAATATCAAAGATGAATCTGATAAACAAAATAAACTTTTTGCTTGGGTTTATGCGCACGAAGCTTTGATGGAAAATATCATAGAACTTTTAGAAGCTCAAGATAAAAGACTTAAAATCGCTATTTTACCTTTGCAAGACTTCTTAGAAAAGAAAAAAGCACTTTAA
- a CDS encoding flagellin A: MGFRINTNIGALNAHANSVVNARELDKSLSRLSSGLRINSAADDASGMAIADSLRSQAATLGQAINNGNDAIGILQTADKAMDEQLKILDTIKTKATQAAQDGQSLKTRTMLQADINRLMEELDNIANTTSFNGKQLLSGNFINQEFQIGASSNQTVKATIGATQSSKIGLTRFETGGRISSSGEVQFTLKNYNGIDDFKFQKVVISTSVGTGLGALAEEINKSADQTGVRATFTVETRGMAAVRAGTTSDDFAINGVKIGQVDYKDGDANGALVAAINSVKDTTGVEASIDANGQLLLSSREGRGIKIDGNIGGGAFINTDMKENYGRLSLVKNDGKDILISGNSLSSAGFGTTQFISQASVSLRESKGRFDANIADAMGFGSVNKGVVLAYSSVSAYMSAAGSGFSAGSGYSVGSTKNYSAVLTANATTISAASQLSKVYNVSAGSGFSSGSNLSQFATMKTTAFGVKDETAGVTTLKGAMAVMDIAETATTNLDQIRADIGSVQNQLQVTINNITVTQVNVKAAESTIRDVDFAAESANFSKYNILAQSGSYAMSQANAVQQNVLKLLQ, translated from the coding sequence ATGGGTTTTAGGATAAACACCAACATCGGTGCATTAAACGCACATGCAAATTCAGTTGTTAATGCTAGAGAACTGGATAAGTCTTTAAGCAGACTTAGTTCAGGTCTTAGAATCAACTCCGCAGCAGATGATGCTTCAGGGATGGCGATAGCAGATTCTTTGCGTTCACAAGCAGCCACTTTAGGTCAAGCTATCAACAATGGTAATGATGCTATAGGTATCTTACAAACTGCTGATAAGGCTATGGATGAGCAACTTAAAATCTTAGATACAATTAAAACTAAGGCAACTCAAGCAGCTCAAGATGGACAAAGTTTAAAAACAAGAACCATGCTTCAAGCAGATATCAACCGTTTAATGGAAGAACTTGATAATATCGCAAATACTACTTCATTTAACGGTAAACAACTTTTAAGTGGAAATTTTATCAATCAAGAATTTCAAATCGGTGCTAGTTCAAATCAAACTGTAAAAGCTACCATAGGAGCAACTCAATCTTCTAAGATAGGTTTAACACGCTTTGAAACAGGAGGAAGAATTTCATCTAGTGGTGAAGTGCAATTTACTCTTAAAAATTACAATGGTATAGATGATTTTAAGTTTCAAAAAGTTGTGATTTCAACTTCAGTTGGAACAGGACTTGGAGCTTTAGCTGAAGAGATCAATAAAAGTGCTGATCAAACCGGTGTTAGAGCTACTTTTACAGTAGAAACTAGAGGTATGGCTGCAGTTAGAGCAGGAACTACTTCAGATGATTTTGCTATCAATGGGGTAAAAATTGGTCAAGTAGATTACAAAGATGGTGATGCTAATGGAGCCTTAGTTGCTGCAATCAATTCGGTTAAAGATACCACTGGAGTTGAAGCTTCAATCGATGCTAATGGACAGCTTTTGCTTAGCTCAAGAGAAGGAAGAGGGATTAAAATCGATGGTAATATAGGTGGAGGTGCCTTTATCAATACTGATATGAAAGAAAACTATGGCCGCTTGTCTTTAGTTAAAAATGATGGTAAAGATATTTTAATCAGCGGTAACAGTCTTTCTTCTGCAGGCTTTGGCACAACTCAATTTATCTCTCAAGCTTCTGTTTCTTTAAGAGAATCAAAAGGAAGATTTGATGCTAATATCGCTGATGCTATGGGATTTGGTTCTGTAAACAAAGGAGTTGTGTTAGCTTATTCTTCTGTCAGTGCTTATATGAGTGCTGCAGGAAGTGGATTTTCGGCAGGTTCAGGTTATTCTGTAGGTAGTACCAAAAATTATTCTGCTGTACTTACTGCTAATGCAACAACTATTTCAGCTGCTTCGCAACTTTCTAAGGTATATAATGTTTCTGCAGGTTCAGGTTTTTCATCAGGATCAAATCTTTCTCAGTTTGCAACTATGAAAACAACTGCTTTTGGAGTAAAAGATGAAACAGCAGGTGTAACTACACTTAAAGGTGCTATGGCTGTGATGGATATAGCTGAAACAGCTACAACAAATCTTGATCAAATCAGAGCCGACATTGGTTCAGTGCAAAATCAACTTCAAGTGACTATAAACAACATCACTGTAACTCAGGTAAATGTTAAAGCAGCCGAATCAACCATAAGAGATGTAGATTTTGCAGCTGAAAGTGCAAATTTTTCTAAATATAACATCCTTGCACAGTCAGGTTCTTATGCTATGAGTCAGGCTAATGCAGTGCAGCAAAATGTTTTAAAACTTCTTCAATAA